A single region of the Acidobacteriota bacterium genome encodes:
- the selD gene encoding selenide, water dikinase SelD produces MTVRLTQLAKRAGCAAKHPPGYLFSLLGGLPAITDPKVLIGSSTADDAAVYRLTADTALVLTTDFFTPIVDEPYDFGAVAAANALSDVYAMGGQPLAALNIVGFPDASLDAAVLGEILKGGAEKAKEAGIELVGGHTIKTDEPIYGLAVTGIVHPDRIISNAGGKPGDTLVLSKPLGLGIITTAAKQDRDTLEAIQEAIALMTTLNRDASEAMTTVGVHAATDVTGFGLLGHLRNLAKASNCSAIVNFSAVPVLEKAVHYVNEGIAPGGTHANWRFMNDWTRYAPELTKEQQLIVCDAQTSGGLLIAVAPEKADALVAELTRRGTPAAAIIGELVEGDAGRMEVKL; encoded by the coding sequence ATGACGGTGAGACTTACGCAACTTGCAAAACGTGCCGGGTGTGCGGCGAAACATCCTCCGGGTTATCTTTTTTCACTTTTGGGCGGGCTTCCAGCAATCACGGATCCAAAGGTCCTGATTGGGAGTTCAACCGCGGATGATGCGGCGGTGTATCGGTTGACGGCTGACACCGCACTGGTTTTGACAACTGATTTTTTTACGCCGATTGTGGATGAACCCTATGATTTTGGCGCGGTTGCCGCCGCGAATGCCTTGAGCGATGTGTACGCAATGGGTGGTCAACCACTGGCAGCACTCAACATTGTGGGATTTCCAGATGCTTCACTTGATGCCGCCGTGTTGGGGGAAATCCTGAAAGGTGGCGCCGAGAAAGCCAAAGAAGCCGGGATTGAACTGGTTGGTGGCCACACAATCAAAACCGATGAACCGATTTATGGACTGGCCGTGACGGGTATTGTTCATCCAGATCGAATCATCAGCAATGCGGGCGGGAAACCAGGCGATACACTGGTGCTTTCCAAACCACTCGGTCTGGGCATTATTACCACGGCGGCCAAGCAGGACCGGGATACCCTCGAAGCCATCCAGGAAGCCATCGCCCTGATGACCACGCTGAACCGTGATGCCAGTGAAGCCATGACAACCGTTGGTGTTCACGCGGCCACTGATGTCACCGGGTTTGGCTTGCTTGGACATCTGAGAAATTTGGCCAAAGCCAGCAATTGCAGTGCAATCGTTAACTTCAGTGCTGTTCCGGTGCTTGAAAAAGCGGTCCACTATGTCAATGAAGGCATTGCCCCTGGCGGCACGCATGCCAACTGGCGATTTATGAATGACTGGACTCGCTACGCCCCGGAATTAACCAAAGAACAGCAATTAATCGTCTGTGATGCTCAGACATCAGGCGGTTTATTAATTGCGGTTGCACCAGAAAAAGCTGACGCACTGGTGGCCGAACTCACCCGCCGTGGAACACCCGCTGCCGCAATCATCGGAGAACTGGTCGAAGGCGATGCTGGCCGGATGGAAGTGAAACTTTAA
- the kdsB gene encoding 3-deoxy-manno-octulosonate cytidylyltransferase: protein MGHGPLANGKESGLRWHPVKSNSFSTPKQDTHSVVAILPARYASSRFPGKPLVDLCGKPMVQRVYEQAQQAQTVTRVLVATDDERIQAAVLHFGGEVVLTRPDHPTGTDRLAEVAAGLSESIIVNVQGDEPLMSPATIDAAVQPLLDDPTLEMATTCEPLTQGEDIINPNIVKVVCNQQGFALYFSRSVIPALRLPNPLSESVIPPGATSAHPADVWFKHTGLYVYRREFLLHFASLSPCFLEQLESLEQLRALYHGHRIKVVKVPQASPGVDTPEDADRVRALLNSIP, encoded by the coding sequence ATGGGTCATGGGCCACTTGCCAACGGCAAAGAGTCTGGGCTAAGGTGGCATCCCGTGAAATCCAATAGCTTCTCAACTCCAAAACAAGACACCCACTCTGTCGTTGCCATTCTTCCCGCCCGCTACGCCTCGTCACGCTTCCCCGGAAAACCGCTGGTGGATTTGTGTGGCAAACCAATGGTGCAACGGGTGTACGAACAGGCCCAACAGGCTCAGACCGTTACCCGAGTCCTGGTTGCCACTGACGATGAACGCATTCAGGCAGCGGTGCTTCACTTTGGCGGCGAAGTCGTCCTGACGCGACCTGATCATCCAACCGGCACTGATCGGCTGGCCGAGGTGGCGGCTGGGCTTTCAGAATCCATCATCGTCAACGTCCAGGGTGATGAACCTCTGATGTCGCCAGCGACAATTGATGCCGCAGTTCAACCACTGCTGGACGATCCAACCCTTGAGATGGCCACCACCTGTGAGCCGCTGACACAGGGCGAAGACATCATCAACCCAAACATTGTCAAAGTTGTGTGTAATCAGCAGGGGTTTGCTCTGTATTTTTCACGGTCGGTCATTCCGGCACTCCGGCTTCCCAATCCACTGAGCGAATCGGTCATCCCACCCGGTGCCACATCGGCTCATCCCGCTGATGTCTGGTTTAAGCACACGGGGCTCTATGTCTACCGGCGTGAATTCTTGCTCCACTTTGCATCATTGTCGCCGTGTTTTTTAGAGCAACTTGAATCACTCGAACAATTGCGGGCGCTCTATCACGGCCACCGCATCAAAGTTGTGAAAGTCCCCCAGGCGTCGCCCGGAGTTGATACACCCGAAGATGCTGACCGCGTGCGGGCCCTTTTAAATTCAATACCCTGA
- the hpnI gene encoding bacteriohopanetetrol glucosamine biosynthesis glycosyltransferase HpnI: protein MAQFAFYLVLGLVVASSMYQLVSLYSAFHFFRWHRRQAAYPDFFPPVSILKPVRGMDDRALECWTSFCRQNYPGPIELVFGVRDEADPAVPFIRQLQQDFPSLQITLIINPTQIGVSGKVSNLNNMLAGVHYELLVLSDSDIRVGAEYLRTVVSPFANPRVGLVTCMYRAIGSTRLAALIEGIGITAEFLPGALVSERFEGIKFAMGSTIALRRTVLDHIGGFHAIADYLADDYLLGKLAADAGYEVQLSPYVVETVLPDYGFREFFDHQLRWARCVKYSRPGGYLGLLFTHTTVLALTLLLLSGSSALGIGVGIGALILRLVAAWMIGVQGLRDRRLGRYFFLVPVRDVLSFVVWVVSFWGTTVLWRGDRFRLEAGGKLNRIYSSSEKGSEYRL from the coding sequence ATGGCTCAATTTGCTTTTTACCTGGTTTTGGGTCTTGTGGTCGCCTCATCAATGTATCAATTGGTGAGCCTGTACAGTGCCTTTCATTTTTTTCGGTGGCATCGACGGCAGGCAGCTTATCCAGATTTCTTTCCACCAGTTTCAATTCTCAAACCAGTGCGCGGGATGGACGACCGAGCCCTGGAGTGCTGGACGTCCTTTTGCCGGCAAAACTATCCAGGACCAATTGAACTTGTGTTCGGCGTGCGGGACGAAGCTGACCCTGCCGTGCCGTTCATTCGCCAGCTTCAACAAGATTTTCCCTCGCTTCAAATTACACTCATTATCAACCCGACTCAAATCGGTGTCAGTGGCAAGGTCAGTAATCTCAATAATATGCTGGCTGGTGTCCACTACGAGCTGCTGGTATTGAGCGATAGTGACATCCGTGTCGGAGCCGAGTATTTACGAACAGTTGTATCACCGTTTGCAAATCCACGAGTTGGACTGGTGACCTGTATGTATCGCGCCATTGGAAGCACCCGGCTGGCAGCCTTGATTGAAGGCATTGGCATTACCGCCGAGTTTCTGCCTGGTGCACTGGTGTCTGAACGCTTTGAAGGAATCAAATTTGCCATGGGATCCACCATTGCCCTGCGTCGAACAGTTTTGGATCACATTGGCGGATTTCACGCTATTGCAGATTATCTGGCAGATGATTATCTGCTTGGAAAGCTCGCCGCAGATGCTGGATATGAAGTTCAGCTTTCACCCTATGTCGTGGAAACCGTTTTACCGGACTATGGGTTTCGAGAGTTTTTCGACCATCAATTGCGCTGGGCGCGATGTGTCAAATATTCCCGTCCAGGCGGATATCTTGGATTATTGTTCACGCATACAACCGTGCTTGCTCTTACGCTCCTTCTGCTGAGCGGTAGTTCAGCTTTGGGAATTGGGGTTGGAATCGGAGCACTCATCCTCAGGCTGGTCGCCGCCTGGATGATTGGCGTGCAGGGGCTCCGAGACCGTCGCTTAGGCCGCTATTTTTTCCTGGTGCCGGTGCGGGATGTCCTGAGTTTTGTGGTGTGGGTGGTGAGTTTTTGGGGAACAACCGTGCTGTGGCGCGGTGATCGTTTCCGATTGGAAGCTGGTGGAAAACTGAATCGGATATATAGCTCTTCAGAAAAAGGTTCAGAGTATCGTCTTTAG
- a CDS encoding DUF1439 domain-containing protein, with amino-acid sequence MAHYVRLFLALAVLLSLTSCAKNLSFTFEIPKEEIQAKVQTKFPLKPGAGEKEKSPVELTISDPVILLEEGKNQIGIRVNVLAIPSAPQLNAPKPPSAPADGPKPPGGGPKLPGGGPGGPGGPGGRLKDGPPLPGGGPQKPPAPPQPKFTGTVTVFTTVSYDPKTKSIHLSNPKITNLDIKQLPPPLEEPLKQMAEKKLAEKLAEQSIPLEGKSPIEETAITFMKSVSVKNGKLLVEIGW; translated from the coding sequence ATGGCTCATTATGTACGCCTTTTTCTCGCGCTGGCTGTGTTACTTAGCCTGACCTCATGTGCCAAGAACCTGTCCTTTACGTTTGAAATCCCCAAAGAAGAAATCCAGGCAAAAGTCCAAACCAAATTCCCGCTCAAGCCGGGCGCTGGGGAGAAAGAAAAATCCCCGGTTGAGTTGACGATAAGTGATCCGGTGATACTCCTGGAAGAAGGAAAAAATCAAATCGGGATCAGAGTCAATGTCCTGGCGATTCCATCCGCACCTCAACTCAACGCTCCCAAACCGCCATCGGCTCCGGCTGATGGCCCCAAACCGCCCGGTGGTGGTCCCAAACTTCCTGGTGGCGGCCCCGGTGGTCCTGGCGGTCCTGGTGGCCGGTTGAAGGACGGCCCTCCCTTGCCTGGAGGTGGTCCTCAAAAACCACCAGCCCCACCTCAACCTAAGTTCACCGGCACGGTGACGGTCTTTACCACGGTCAGCTATGACCCCAAAACGAAGTCCATCCACCTCAGCAACCCGAAAATCACAAACCTGGACATCAAACAGCTTCCACCACCGCTGGAAGAACCGCTCAAACAAATGGCTGAGAAAAAACTGGCTGAAAAACTTGCCGAACAATCAATCCCCCTCGAAGGCAAATCTCCTATCGAAGAAACCGCCATTACATTTATGAAATCGGTTTCTGTGAAAAATGGAAAATTGCTGGTTGAAATCGGCTGGTAA
- a CDS encoding VWA domain-containing protein, with translation MPHPSSLRRTRNPEPGTRNPEPGTRNPEPGTQTPLLIGVRHHSPACAAAIPKLLDAFGPDKVVIELPTEFQDWIKWLGHKDLLAPVALAGVRSDGNGLAFYPFADFSPELAAIRWAIRHNVPVEAFDLPMEQWERLERVIREADPQTEVDHAGPVPSLLQQLLAQTNVEDSESLWDVLVESHATASDPEEIRRAALLYGWALRVESIRSKTVRDHDLHRERFMRECLFKSGLSCFGPSAGAGEAVATLPRIAAVIGAFHAPALLRHPWYWSPTQVAAKPVEKKKNDRGATINTSLIAYSHELLDSRSGYPAGIRDPLWQHRVWEAASTGRTLSTVVTESVVGICAEVRRKFHVASVPDAMEAVRLTEDLATLRGIPSPGRRELLEAIETALGQGELLGRGRILAQAMERVLVGRRRGRLASGTPRSGLGPHVEQLLAELKLPGPGTESSEAKRMRLDPLRSNLDARRQIALKRLGACGVPYAKLEAGEAIGASELLTQVWTVSWTPGTEAMLELVGVRGVTLEQAALGSLKAEEARYRSDEKWVPAVQLYLLGQAADCALHELTHDYLTALTQAFATEATLPQLIAAIEIVLRIEHEHIPGLSFQNQKLVVDFDHIRAELFSAALKAIEGLAGSKALDDARALLELIQLYERQSEDPTSVGDGRLRWALAELAENGSSLMQGAAGALQVRLGVTTGAEFGKLVASWVDAATSKDTHQTLAERLQGALAVAAPLFEADPTWATPLMERIEQQIDTEFLHRLPALREGFEVLSTASRARMLTILAERLEDDGITQTFDVVLNDNPHLLARCAEIDRVGRQAVESLFGQLPTVASGNPEAAGQEIHKPSVSGPDVAISPRDRWRLILGHERERMKPKSAGIARALDELYGAGHGEGSRGEISGGKGGGKEAPFPSTREWAEELEALFGGTVREEVLGRAVERGRASALLELDAETVSPSIELLEQVLSLKGGLSEGQLGHLRRIVQRVIDALVKELATRVRPALTGLTVPLPTRKPGGPLDIRRTITANLKTLRQDEAGNVTFIPERLLFKTRTKRSMDWRIVLVVDISGSMEASVIYSAMMAAILSGLPAVSVHFVAFNTEILDLTHRVEDPLGLLLEVSVGGGTHIARGLRYARELLTVPSRSLVVLVTDFEEGWPVAGLVEEVRALVETGAKTIGLAALDDSGQPRYSKSIAELVVGAGMPVAALTPLELARWVGEKIRG, from the coding sequence ATCCCTCATCCTTCATCCCTTCGAAGAACCCGGAACCCGGAACCCGGAACCCGGAACCCGGAACCCGGAACCCGGAACCCGGAACCCGGAACTCAAACGCCGCTCCTGATCGGGGTGCGTCATCATTCCCCGGCCTGTGCGGCGGCAATCCCAAAGCTGCTTGACGCTTTTGGACCAGACAAAGTCGTAATTGAGCTTCCGACCGAATTTCAGGACTGGATCAAGTGGTTGGGTCATAAGGACTTGCTGGCCCCCGTGGCTCTGGCGGGCGTCAGGTCAGATGGCAATGGACTGGCGTTTTATCCGTTTGCTGATTTTTCCCCGGAACTGGCCGCTATCCGCTGGGCGATCCGGCACAACGTCCCGGTTGAAGCCTTCGACCTGCCAATGGAGCAATGGGAACGCCTCGAACGTGTCATCCGCGAGGCCGATCCTCAAACAGAAGTTGATCACGCCGGGCCCGTTCCTTCACTCCTGCAGCAATTGCTGGCTCAAACCAATGTCGAGGATTCAGAAAGTTTGTGGGATGTCCTGGTTGAATCCCACGCCACAGCCTCTGATCCAGAAGAAATCCGCCGGGCCGCACTTTTGTACGGCTGGGCCTTGCGCGTGGAAAGTATCCGGTCAAAAACAGTTCGCGACCATGACCTGCACCGTGAACGATTTATGCGGGAATGTCTGTTCAAGTCAGGGTTGAGTTGCTTTGGACCGTCGGCTGGGGCTGGTGAAGCGGTTGCCACACTGCCCCGGATTGCGGCGGTCATCGGGGCCTTTCATGCACCGGCGTTGCTCCGACATCCGTGGTACTGGTCACCGACTCAAGTTGCCGCCAAACCAGTGGAAAAAAAGAAGAATGACCGGGGCGCCACCATCAACACATCGCTCATTGCTTATTCGCACGAGTTGCTGGATTCACGGTCAGGATATCCGGCAGGCATTCGGGATCCGCTCTGGCAACACCGGGTCTGGGAAGCCGCCAGCACCGGACGTACACTTTCAACGGTTGTCACAGAATCAGTCGTCGGAATCTGTGCCGAAGTCCGCCGCAAGTTTCACGTCGCGAGCGTGCCGGATGCCATGGAAGCCGTTCGCCTGACCGAAGATCTGGCGACCTTGCGGGGAATTCCATCGCCGGGCCGCCGTGAATTACTCGAAGCCATCGAAACCGCGCTGGGACAGGGAGAATTGCTCGGGCGGGGGCGAATCCTGGCTCAGGCCATGGAACGAGTCCTGGTTGGCCGACGTCGAGGACGGCTCGCCAGTGGGACACCTCGTTCGGGTTTGGGCCCGCACGTTGAACAATTGCTGGCTGAACTAAAACTTCCGGGCCCAGGCACCGAATCAAGCGAAGCCAAACGCATGCGGCTTGATCCACTCCGTTCAAATTTGGATGCCCGCCGGCAGATTGCCCTCAAACGGCTCGGTGCCTGTGGCGTGCCGTATGCCAAACTCGAAGCCGGCGAAGCCATTGGCGCCTCAGAGCTTTTGACACAGGTATGGACCGTTTCATGGACGCCCGGCACCGAAGCCATGCTGGAACTGGTGGGGGTACGCGGTGTCACGCTGGAACAGGCGGCGTTGGGTAGCCTCAAAGCCGAAGAAGCCCGCTACCGAAGCGACGAGAAGTGGGTCCCAGCCGTGCAGTTGTATTTGCTTGGTCAGGCCGCTGATTGTGCGCTCCACGAATTGACCCACGACTATTTAACCGCCTTGACGCAGGCGTTTGCCACCGAAGCGACGTTGCCGCAACTCATTGCCGCCATTGAAATTGTACTGCGCATCGAGCACGAGCACATTCCCGGCCTTTCTTTTCAAAACCAAAAACTGGTGGTTGATTTTGATCACATCCGGGCCGAATTGTTTTCTGCCGCGCTCAAAGCAATTGAAGGACTGGCCGGATCGAAAGCGCTTGACGATGCCAGGGCCTTGCTGGAATTGATCCAGCTTTATGAACGTCAATCCGAAGATCCAACCAGCGTTGGTGATGGTCGGCTGCGGTGGGCACTCGCCGAACTGGCGGAAAATGGCTCGTCACTGATGCAGGGGGCCGCCGGTGCCTTACAGGTCAGATTGGGTGTTACGACGGGCGCCGAATTTGGCAAACTCGTGGCTTCGTGGGTAGACGCGGCCACCAGCAAAGACACCCATCAAACGCTGGCTGAACGGTTGCAAGGTGCGCTGGCGGTGGCAGCGCCATTGTTTGAGGCTGACCCAACCTGGGCTACGCCATTGATGGAACGTATTGAGCAGCAAATAGATACGGAATTTCTGCACCGATTGCCCGCGCTCCGCGAAGGGTTTGAAGTGCTTTCGACCGCCAGCCGGGCCCGGATGCTGACCATTCTGGCCGAACGATTAGAGGATGACGGCATCACCCAAACCTTTGACGTCGTGCTCAATGACAACCCACACCTGCTCGCCCGCTGTGCTGAAATTGACCGCGTGGGCCGCCAGGCGGTTGAATCACTCTTCGGCCAGCTTCCGACCGTTGCTTCTGGAAATCCTGAGGCGGCTGGTCAGGAAATTCATAAACCATCAGTTTCAGGGCCAGACGTTGCGATTTCGCCTCGTGACCGGTGGCGGTTGATCCTGGGCCACGAGCGCGAGCGGATGAAGCCCAAATCGGCTGGAATTGCCCGTGCCCTGGATGAACTCTATGGCGCCGGCCACGGCGAAGGCTCGCGCGGGGAAATTAGTGGAGGGAAGGGAGGCGGAAAAGAAGCTCCTTTTCCATCAACCCGTGAATGGGCCGAAGAACTGGAAGCCCTGTTTGGAGGAACTGTCCGCGAAGAAGTGCTGGGCCGTGCCGTCGAACGTGGCCGGGCCTCAGCTCTGCTCGAACTCGATGCCGAAACCGTTTCACCTTCAATCGAATTGCTTGAACAGGTTCTTTCCCTCAAAGGCGGGTTGTCAGAGGGCCAGCTTGGCCACCTGCGGCGCATTGTCCAGCGAGTGATTGATGCCCTGGTCAAAGAACTGGCCACCCGTGTGCGCCCGGCATTGACCGGGTTGACGGTGCCGCTCCCAACGCGCAAACCGGGTGGGCCGCTCGATATTCGGCGAACAATCACCGCTAATTTGAAGACACTTCGGCAGGATGAAGCTGGGAACGTTACATTTATTCCGGAACGGCTCTTGTTTAAGACCCGCACCAAACGCTCAATGGACTGGCGGATTGTGCTGGTGGTTGATATTTCGGGTTCGATGGAAGCTTCGGTCATTTACAGCGCGATGATGGCCGCGATTTTGTCAGGATTACCAGCCGTTTCAGTTCATTTTGTGGCGTTCAACACTGAAATTCTGGACCTGACCCATCGGGTTGAAGATCCGCTTGGGTTGTTGCTCGAAGTTTCAGTTGGTGGCGGAACACACATTGCCCGAGGGTTGCGCTATGCCCGTGAATTATTGACCGTCCCATCGCGTTCGCTGGTGGTCCTGGTCACTGATTTTGAAGAAGGCTGGCCCGTGGCTGGTCTGGTTGAGGAAGTTCGGGCGCTGGTGGAAACTGGCGCGAAAACCATTGGTCTGGCGGCACTGGATGATTCCGGGCAGCCACGCTATAGCAAATCAATTGCTGAACTTGTGGTCGGTGCCGGAATGCCAGTCGCGGCCCTGACGCCACTGGAACTTGCCCGCTGGGTTGGAGAAAAAATTCGCGGGTAA
- a CDS encoding cupin domain-containing protein — MEIKNLQALRHFSTEKMQKINLFETRNFFADIYCLEPGQAQKAHAHAGADKIYAVMEGKVVALIGEEEQELSANDVVLAPADVIHGIRNASSQRAVVFVFMSPNPNQAR; from the coding sequence ATGGAAATCAAAAACTTACAAGCACTTCGCCATTTTTCGACGGAGAAAATGCAGAAAATCAACCTCTTTGAAACCCGGAATTTTTTTGCGGATATTTACTGTCTTGAACCTGGCCAGGCCCAAAAAGCCCACGCTCATGCAGGTGCGGATAAGATTTATGCGGTGATGGAAGGAAAAGTGGTTGCCCTCATTGGCGAAGAAGAACAGGAACTTTCAGCCAACGACGTTGTTCTGGCCCCCGCCGATGTGATTCACGGCATTCGGAATGCGTCTTCGCAGCGTGCCGTGGTATTTGTTTTTATGTCGCCAAACCCAAACCAGGCAAGGTGA